From Juglans regia cultivar Chandler chromosome 8, Walnut 2.0, whole genome shotgun sequence, the proteins below share one genomic window:
- the LOC109022237 gene encoding glutamate receptor 3.3-like isoform X3, whose translation MNLIWFILPLFLYFGLSTYGFSKNVSSRPAVVNIGALFTFESTIGRVAKIAIEEAVKDVNSNSSILHGTKLALTMQDSNCSGFFGMVGALQFMETDIVAIIGPQSSVVAQIISHVANELQVPLLSFGASDPTLSSLQFPFFVRTRQSDLYQMTAVAEVVDYYGWKDVIAIFIDDDYGRNGVSALDDKLAERRCRISYKQGISPGSEVNRGDIMDLLIKVALMESRIIVLHVNPDSGFMVFSVAQYLGMMGNGFVWIATDWLSSVLDSAAPLPSETMDSIQGVLVLRQHTPYSDRKKAFFSRWKKLTGGSLGLHSYGLSAYDSVWLLAHAIDAFFNQGGVISFSNDSRLQSALGDNLHLEAMNIFDDGNLLLQSILQSNLVGLTGPIKFNSDRSLILPAYDIINVVGTGFRRIGYWSNYSGLSVVAPETLYAMPPNHSSANQQLYSVIWPGETLSKPRGWVFPNNGKQLKIGVPNRASYRAFVSRVRGTDMFKGFCIDVFTAAVNLLPYAVPYRFVPFGNGLENPSYTELVNMITTGDFDAAVGDIAIVTNRTKIVDFTQPYASSGLVVVVPLKKKNSGAWAFLQPFSRNMWIVSACFFLLIGTVVWILEHRTNDEFRGPPKKQLITILWFSLSTMFFAHRENIVSTLGRMVLIIWLFVVLIINSSYTASLTSILTVQLLSSPIKGFESLKMSEELIGYQVGSFAEHYLEELGISRSRLVALGSPDEYALALQRGPEKGGVAAIVDELPYVELFLSSQCKFRVVGQEFTKSGWGFAFPRDSPLAIDMSTAILQLSENGDLQRIHDKWLIRSTCSLETTEIESDQLQLKSFWGLFLICGIACFFALFIYFVQIMQQSCRTAPSESISAGPNNSISGRVRRLLSLMDEKVDHSNSGSKRRKVERSLSENSKDSELVSRRQTGMPTGTNISSSN comes from the exons ATGAATCTTATTTGGTTTATTTTGCCGCTGTTTCTCTATTTTGGGCTGTCGACATATGGGTTTAGTAAGAATGTTTCTTCAAGACCTGCTGTTGTGAATATTGGAGCTCTTTTTACGTTTGAATCTACCATAGGAAGAGTCGCCAAGATTGCCATTGAGGAAGCTGTGAAAGATGTCAACTCCAATTCCAGCATTCTCCATGGAACAAAACTTGCTTTAACTATGCAAGATTCCAATTGCAGTGGGTTTTTTGGCATGGTTGGAG CTTTGCAATTTATGGAGACTGATATAGTTGCCATCATAGGCCCGCAATCTTCCGTAGTTGCACAAATTATATCCCATGTAGCAAATGAACTCCAAGTTCCTCTATTATCGTTTGGGGCCTCAGATCCCACCCTCTCTTCCCTTCAGTTTCCCTTTTTTGTTAGAACAAGACAGAGCGATTTGTACCAAATGACAGCAGTGGCTGAGGTTGTTGATTATTATGGTTGGAAAGATGTAATTGCCATTTTCATTGATGATGACTACGGACGGAATGGTGTGTCAGCATTAGATGATAAACTAGCAGAGAGGCGCTGTAGAATTTCCTACAAGCAGGGAATTAGCCCTGGGTCTGAAGTTAATCGGGGTGACATTATGGATCTGCTTATCAAGGTTGCATTAATGGAGTCTCGAATTATTGTTCTGCATGTAAATCCTGATTCAGGATTTATGGTTTTCTCTGTAGCACAATATCTTGGAATGATGGGAAATGGCTTTGTATGGATAGCTACTGATTGGCTCTCCTCTGTTTTAGATTCTGCTGCTCCTCTTCCTTCAGAGACAATGGATTCAATACAAGGAGTTCTTGTTTTGCGCCAACATACACCATATTCAGATAGAAAAAAAGCTTTTTTCTCTAGGTGGAAAAAGTTAACTGGTGGTTCTTTGGGATTGCATTCATATGGGCTCTCTGCTTATGATTCTGTTTGGCTGCTTGCCCATGCtattgatgcattttttaacCAGGGAGGGgtgatttctttttctaatgATTCTAGGTTGCAGTCTGCATTAGGCGACAATCTCCACCTTGAAGCAATGAATATTTTTGATGATGGAAATCTGCTGTTGCAGAGCATCCTGCAGAGTAACCTTGTTGGTTTGACAGGTCCTATTAAGTTTAACTCAGATAGGTCTCTTATTCTTCCTGCATATGATATCATTAATGTTGTAGGAACTGGGTTTCGACGGATTGGTTACTGGTCAAACTATTCTGGCTTATCAGTTGTGGCTCCTGAGACTCTCTATGCAATGCCACCTAATCATTCAAGTGCAAACCAGCAACTATACAGTGTTATCTGGCCAGGAGAAACATTATCGAAGCCCCGTGGATGGGTTTTCCCAAACAATGGGAAGCAACTGAAAATTGGTGTACCTAATCGAGCTAGTTACCGAGCATTTGTATCACGAGTGCGGGGAACTGATATGTTTAAGGGTTTCTGCATAGATGTATTTACAGCTGCTGTAAACTTGTTACCTTATGCTGTTCCATACCGATTTGTCCCTTTTGGAAATGGTCTCGAAAACCCAAGCTACACAGAGCTTGTAAATATGATCACAACTGGT GATTTTGATGCTGCTGTTGGTGACATTGCAATTGTCACAAATCGAACAAAAATTGTGGATTTTACACAGCCATATGCTTCATCTGGACTTGTTGTTGTggtcccattaaaaaaaaaaaactctggtGCTTGGGCTTTCCTTCAGCCATTTAGTCGAAACATGTGGATTGTCAGTGCttgtttcttccttttgatTGGCACTGTTGTGTGGATTCTGGAGCATAGAACAAATGATGAGTTCAGGGGCCCTCCTAAAAAACAACTTATAACCATTCTATG GTTTAGCCTCTCAACTATGTTTTTTGCCCATA GAGAAAACATTGTGAGCACCCTTGGTCGAATGGTGCTAATCATATGGCTCTTTGTGGTTTTGATAATCAACTCAAGCTATACTGCGAGTCTGACATCAATCCTCACAGTGCAGCTTCTGTCTTCGCCTATTAAAGGCTTCGAAAGCTTGAAGATGAGTGAGGAGCTAATAGGGTACCAAGTGGGCTCCTTTGCCGAACATTATTTGGAGGAACTTGGCATATCCAGATCTAGGCTTGTTGCCCTTGGATCACCTGATGAATATGCTTTAGCCCTTCAGCGTGGTCCTGAAAAAGGCGGTGTTGCAGCAATTGTTGATGAACTTCCTTATGTAGAACTATTCCTCTCCAGCCAGTGCAAATTCAGGGTTGTAGGTCAAGAGTTCACCAAAAGCGGCTGGGGTTTT GCATTTCCTCGGGACTCTCCTTTAGCAATTGACATGTCAACTGCTATTCTACAACTGTCGGAGAATGGTGATCTTCAGCGGATCCATGATAAGTGGTTGATACGAAGTACTTGCAGTTTAGAGACTACTGAAATTGAATCAGATCAGCTTCAACTTAAAAGCTTCTGGGGTCTCTTTCTTATATGTGGGATAGCTTGCTTCTTTGCTCTCTTCATATATTTCGTGCAGATTATGCAGCAGTCATGCCGAACTGCCCCCTCTGAATCTATTTCAGCTGGTCCAAATAACTCAATTTCTGGGCGTGTCAGGAGATTGTTGTCATTGATGGATGAGAAAGTAGACCACTCAAATAGTGGAAGTAAAAGAAGGAAAGTGGAAAGATCATTATCTGAAAATTCCAAGGACAGTGAGTTGGTAAGTAGGAGACAGACTGGAATGCCTACTGGGACCAACATCAGCTCAAGCAATTAA
- the LOC109022237 gene encoding glutamate receptor 3.3-like isoform X2: MGNSMLSILYKGFGGNPAKNVSSRPAVVNIGALFTFESTIGRVAKIAIEEAVKDVNSNSSILHGTKLALTMQDSNCSGFFGMVGALQFMETDIVAIIGPQSSVVAQIISHVANELQVPLLSFGASDPTLSSLQFPFFVRTRQSDLYQMTAVAEVVDYYGWKDVIAIFIDDDYGRNGVSALDDKLAERRCRISYKQGISPGSEVNRGDIMDLLIKVALMESRIIVLHVNPDSGFMVFSVAQYLGMMGNGFVWIATDWLSSVLDSAAPLPSETMDSIQGVLVLRQHTPYSDRKKAFFSRWKKLTGGSLGLHSYGLSAYDSVWLLAHAIDAFFNQGGVISFSNDSRLQSALGDNLHLEAMNIFDDGNLLLQSILQSNLVGLTGPIKFNSDRSLILPAYDIINVVGTGFRRIGYWSNYSGLSVVAPETLYAMPPNHSSANQQLYSVIWPGETLSKPRGWVFPNNGKQLKIGVPNRASYRAFVSRVRGTDMFKGFCIDVFTAAVNLLPYAVPYRFVPFGNGLENPSYTELVNMITTGDFDAAVGDIAIVTNRTKIVDFTQPYASSGLVVVVPLKKKNSGAWAFLQPFSRNMWIVSACFFLLIGTVVWILEHRTNDEFRGPPKKQLITILWFSLSTMFFAHRENIVSTLGRMVLIIWLFVVLIINSSYTASLTSILTVQLLSSPIKGFESLKMSEELIGYQVGSFAEHYLEELGISRSRLVALGSPDEYALALQRGPEKGGVAAIVDELPYVELFLSSQCKFRVVGQEFTKSGWGFAFPRDSPLAIDMSTAILQLSENGDLQRIHDKWLIRSTCSLETTEIESDQLQLKSFWGLFLICGIACFFALFIYFVQIMQQSCRTAPSESISAGPNNSISGRVRRLLSLMDEKVDHSNSGSKRRKVERSLSENSKDSELDLLRFVLTVALGVNFTLYTTAPKLTAFATLYVLDT; the protein is encoded by the exons ATGGGTAATTCTATGTTATCAATTCTGTACAAAGGCTTTGGCGGAAATCCTGC TAAGAATGTTTCTTCAAGACCTGCTGTTGTGAATATTGGAGCTCTTTTTACGTTTGAATCTACCATAGGAAGAGTCGCCAAGATTGCCATTGAGGAAGCTGTGAAAGATGTCAACTCCAATTCCAGCATTCTCCATGGAACAAAACTTGCTTTAACTATGCAAGATTCCAATTGCAGTGGGTTTTTTGGCATGGTTGGAG CTTTGCAATTTATGGAGACTGATATAGTTGCCATCATAGGCCCGCAATCTTCCGTAGTTGCACAAATTATATCCCATGTAGCAAATGAACTCCAAGTTCCTCTATTATCGTTTGGGGCCTCAGATCCCACCCTCTCTTCCCTTCAGTTTCCCTTTTTTGTTAGAACAAGACAGAGCGATTTGTACCAAATGACAGCAGTGGCTGAGGTTGTTGATTATTATGGTTGGAAAGATGTAATTGCCATTTTCATTGATGATGACTACGGACGGAATGGTGTGTCAGCATTAGATGATAAACTAGCAGAGAGGCGCTGTAGAATTTCCTACAAGCAGGGAATTAGCCCTGGGTCTGAAGTTAATCGGGGTGACATTATGGATCTGCTTATCAAGGTTGCATTAATGGAGTCTCGAATTATTGTTCTGCATGTAAATCCTGATTCAGGATTTATGGTTTTCTCTGTAGCACAATATCTTGGAATGATGGGAAATGGCTTTGTATGGATAGCTACTGATTGGCTCTCCTCTGTTTTAGATTCTGCTGCTCCTCTTCCTTCAGAGACAATGGATTCAATACAAGGAGTTCTTGTTTTGCGCCAACATACACCATATTCAGATAGAAAAAAAGCTTTTTTCTCTAGGTGGAAAAAGTTAACTGGTGGTTCTTTGGGATTGCATTCATATGGGCTCTCTGCTTATGATTCTGTTTGGCTGCTTGCCCATGCtattgatgcattttttaacCAGGGAGGGgtgatttctttttctaatgATTCTAGGTTGCAGTCTGCATTAGGCGACAATCTCCACCTTGAAGCAATGAATATTTTTGATGATGGAAATCTGCTGTTGCAGAGCATCCTGCAGAGTAACCTTGTTGGTTTGACAGGTCCTATTAAGTTTAACTCAGATAGGTCTCTTATTCTTCCTGCATATGATATCATTAATGTTGTAGGAACTGGGTTTCGACGGATTGGTTACTGGTCAAACTATTCTGGCTTATCAGTTGTGGCTCCTGAGACTCTCTATGCAATGCCACCTAATCATTCAAGTGCAAACCAGCAACTATACAGTGTTATCTGGCCAGGAGAAACATTATCGAAGCCCCGTGGATGGGTTTTCCCAAACAATGGGAAGCAACTGAAAATTGGTGTACCTAATCGAGCTAGTTACCGAGCATTTGTATCACGAGTGCGGGGAACTGATATGTTTAAGGGTTTCTGCATAGATGTATTTACAGCTGCTGTAAACTTGTTACCTTATGCTGTTCCATACCGATTTGTCCCTTTTGGAAATGGTCTCGAAAACCCAAGCTACACAGAGCTTGTAAATATGATCACAACTGGT GATTTTGATGCTGCTGTTGGTGACATTGCAATTGTCACAAATCGAACAAAAATTGTGGATTTTACACAGCCATATGCTTCATCTGGACTTGTTGTTGTggtcccattaaaaaaaaaaaactctggtGCTTGGGCTTTCCTTCAGCCATTTAGTCGAAACATGTGGATTGTCAGTGCttgtttcttccttttgatTGGCACTGTTGTGTGGATTCTGGAGCATAGAACAAATGATGAGTTCAGGGGCCCTCCTAAAAAACAACTTATAACCATTCTATG GTTTAGCCTCTCAACTATGTTTTTTGCCCATA GAGAAAACATTGTGAGCACCCTTGGTCGAATGGTGCTAATCATATGGCTCTTTGTGGTTTTGATAATCAACTCAAGCTATACTGCGAGTCTGACATCAATCCTCACAGTGCAGCTTCTGTCTTCGCCTATTAAAGGCTTCGAAAGCTTGAAGATGAGTGAGGAGCTAATAGGGTACCAAGTGGGCTCCTTTGCCGAACATTATTTGGAGGAACTTGGCATATCCAGATCTAGGCTTGTTGCCCTTGGATCACCTGATGAATATGCTTTAGCCCTTCAGCGTGGTCCTGAAAAAGGCGGTGTTGCAGCAATTGTTGATGAACTTCCTTATGTAGAACTATTCCTCTCCAGCCAGTGCAAATTCAGGGTTGTAGGTCAAGAGTTCACCAAAAGCGGCTGGGGTTTT GCATTTCCTCGGGACTCTCCTTTAGCAATTGACATGTCAACTGCTATTCTACAACTGTCGGAGAATGGTGATCTTCAGCGGATCCATGATAAGTGGTTGATACGAAGTACTTGCAGTTTAGAGACTACTGAAATTGAATCAGATCAGCTTCAACTTAAAAGCTTCTGGGGTCTCTTTCTTATATGTGGGATAGCTTGCTTCTTTGCTCTCTTCATATATTTCGTGCAGATTATGCAGCAGTCATGCCGAACTGCCCCCTCTGAATCTATTTCAGCTGGTCCAAATAACTCAATTTCTGGGCGTGTCAGGAGATTGTTGTCATTGATGGATGAGAAAGTAGACCACTCAAATAGTGGAAGTAAAAGAAGGAAAGTGGAAAGATCATTATCTGAAAATTCCAAGGACAGTGAGTTG GATTTGTTACGCTTTGTCCTAACCGTGGCTTTAGGCGTCAATTTTACTTTGTACACAACCGCTCCCAAGCTCACAGCATTTGCCACTCTTTATGTGCTTGACACCTGA
- the LOC109022237 gene encoding glutamate receptor 3.3-like isoform X1 has product MNLIWFILPLFLYFGLSTYGFSKNVSSRPAVVNIGALFTFESTIGRVAKIAIEEAVKDVNSNSSILHGTKLALTMQDSNCSGFFGMVGALQFMETDIVAIIGPQSSVVAQIISHVANELQVPLLSFGASDPTLSSLQFPFFVRTRQSDLYQMTAVAEVVDYYGWKDVIAIFIDDDYGRNGVSALDDKLAERRCRISYKQGISPGSEVNRGDIMDLLIKVALMESRIIVLHVNPDSGFMVFSVAQYLGMMGNGFVWIATDWLSSVLDSAAPLPSETMDSIQGVLVLRQHTPYSDRKKAFFSRWKKLTGGSLGLHSYGLSAYDSVWLLAHAIDAFFNQGGVISFSNDSRLQSALGDNLHLEAMNIFDDGNLLLQSILQSNLVGLTGPIKFNSDRSLILPAYDIINVVGTGFRRIGYWSNYSGLSVVAPETLYAMPPNHSSANQQLYSVIWPGETLSKPRGWVFPNNGKQLKIGVPNRASYRAFVSRVRGTDMFKGFCIDVFTAAVNLLPYAVPYRFVPFGNGLENPSYTELVNMITTGDFDAAVGDIAIVTNRTKIVDFTQPYASSGLVVVVPLKKKNSGAWAFLQPFSRNMWIVSACFFLLIGTVVWILEHRTNDEFRGPPKKQLITILWFSLSTMFFAHRENIVSTLGRMVLIIWLFVVLIINSSYTASLTSILTVQLLSSPIKGFESLKMSEELIGYQVGSFAEHYLEELGISRSRLVALGSPDEYALALQRGPEKGGVAAIVDELPYVELFLSSQCKFRVVGQEFTKSGWGFAFPRDSPLAIDMSTAILQLSENGDLQRIHDKWLIRSTCSLETTEIESDQLQLKSFWGLFLICGIACFFALFIYFVQIMQQSCRTAPSESISAGPNNSISGRVRRLLSLMDEKVDHSNSGSKRRKVERSLSENSKDSELDLLRFVLTVALGVNFTLYTTAPKLTAFATLYVLDT; this is encoded by the exons ATGAATCTTATTTGGTTTATTTTGCCGCTGTTTCTCTATTTTGGGCTGTCGACATATGGGTTTAGTAAGAATGTTTCTTCAAGACCTGCTGTTGTGAATATTGGAGCTCTTTTTACGTTTGAATCTACCATAGGAAGAGTCGCCAAGATTGCCATTGAGGAAGCTGTGAAAGATGTCAACTCCAATTCCAGCATTCTCCATGGAACAAAACTTGCTTTAACTATGCAAGATTCCAATTGCAGTGGGTTTTTTGGCATGGTTGGAG CTTTGCAATTTATGGAGACTGATATAGTTGCCATCATAGGCCCGCAATCTTCCGTAGTTGCACAAATTATATCCCATGTAGCAAATGAACTCCAAGTTCCTCTATTATCGTTTGGGGCCTCAGATCCCACCCTCTCTTCCCTTCAGTTTCCCTTTTTTGTTAGAACAAGACAGAGCGATTTGTACCAAATGACAGCAGTGGCTGAGGTTGTTGATTATTATGGTTGGAAAGATGTAATTGCCATTTTCATTGATGATGACTACGGACGGAATGGTGTGTCAGCATTAGATGATAAACTAGCAGAGAGGCGCTGTAGAATTTCCTACAAGCAGGGAATTAGCCCTGGGTCTGAAGTTAATCGGGGTGACATTATGGATCTGCTTATCAAGGTTGCATTAATGGAGTCTCGAATTATTGTTCTGCATGTAAATCCTGATTCAGGATTTATGGTTTTCTCTGTAGCACAATATCTTGGAATGATGGGAAATGGCTTTGTATGGATAGCTACTGATTGGCTCTCCTCTGTTTTAGATTCTGCTGCTCCTCTTCCTTCAGAGACAATGGATTCAATACAAGGAGTTCTTGTTTTGCGCCAACATACACCATATTCAGATAGAAAAAAAGCTTTTTTCTCTAGGTGGAAAAAGTTAACTGGTGGTTCTTTGGGATTGCATTCATATGGGCTCTCTGCTTATGATTCTGTTTGGCTGCTTGCCCATGCtattgatgcattttttaacCAGGGAGGGgtgatttctttttctaatgATTCTAGGTTGCAGTCTGCATTAGGCGACAATCTCCACCTTGAAGCAATGAATATTTTTGATGATGGAAATCTGCTGTTGCAGAGCATCCTGCAGAGTAACCTTGTTGGTTTGACAGGTCCTATTAAGTTTAACTCAGATAGGTCTCTTATTCTTCCTGCATATGATATCATTAATGTTGTAGGAACTGGGTTTCGACGGATTGGTTACTGGTCAAACTATTCTGGCTTATCAGTTGTGGCTCCTGAGACTCTCTATGCAATGCCACCTAATCATTCAAGTGCAAACCAGCAACTATACAGTGTTATCTGGCCAGGAGAAACATTATCGAAGCCCCGTGGATGGGTTTTCCCAAACAATGGGAAGCAACTGAAAATTGGTGTACCTAATCGAGCTAGTTACCGAGCATTTGTATCACGAGTGCGGGGAACTGATATGTTTAAGGGTTTCTGCATAGATGTATTTACAGCTGCTGTAAACTTGTTACCTTATGCTGTTCCATACCGATTTGTCCCTTTTGGAAATGGTCTCGAAAACCCAAGCTACACAGAGCTTGTAAATATGATCACAACTGGT GATTTTGATGCTGCTGTTGGTGACATTGCAATTGTCACAAATCGAACAAAAATTGTGGATTTTACACAGCCATATGCTTCATCTGGACTTGTTGTTGTggtcccattaaaaaaaaaaaactctggtGCTTGGGCTTTCCTTCAGCCATTTAGTCGAAACATGTGGATTGTCAGTGCttgtttcttccttttgatTGGCACTGTTGTGTGGATTCTGGAGCATAGAACAAATGATGAGTTCAGGGGCCCTCCTAAAAAACAACTTATAACCATTCTATG GTTTAGCCTCTCAACTATGTTTTTTGCCCATA GAGAAAACATTGTGAGCACCCTTGGTCGAATGGTGCTAATCATATGGCTCTTTGTGGTTTTGATAATCAACTCAAGCTATACTGCGAGTCTGACATCAATCCTCACAGTGCAGCTTCTGTCTTCGCCTATTAAAGGCTTCGAAAGCTTGAAGATGAGTGAGGAGCTAATAGGGTACCAAGTGGGCTCCTTTGCCGAACATTATTTGGAGGAACTTGGCATATCCAGATCTAGGCTTGTTGCCCTTGGATCACCTGATGAATATGCTTTAGCCCTTCAGCGTGGTCCTGAAAAAGGCGGTGTTGCAGCAATTGTTGATGAACTTCCTTATGTAGAACTATTCCTCTCCAGCCAGTGCAAATTCAGGGTTGTAGGTCAAGAGTTCACCAAAAGCGGCTGGGGTTTT GCATTTCCTCGGGACTCTCCTTTAGCAATTGACATGTCAACTGCTATTCTACAACTGTCGGAGAATGGTGATCTTCAGCGGATCCATGATAAGTGGTTGATACGAAGTACTTGCAGTTTAGAGACTACTGAAATTGAATCAGATCAGCTTCAACTTAAAAGCTTCTGGGGTCTCTTTCTTATATGTGGGATAGCTTGCTTCTTTGCTCTCTTCATATATTTCGTGCAGATTATGCAGCAGTCATGCCGAACTGCCCCCTCTGAATCTATTTCAGCTGGTCCAAATAACTCAATTTCTGGGCGTGTCAGGAGATTGTTGTCATTGATGGATGAGAAAGTAGACCACTCAAATAGTGGAAGTAAAAGAAGGAAAGTGGAAAGATCATTATCTGAAAATTCCAAGGACAGTGAGTTG GATTTGTTACGCTTTGTCCTAACCGTGGCTTTAGGCGTCAATTTTACTTTGTACACAACCGCTCCCAAGCTCACAGCATTTGCCACTCTTTATGTGCTTGACACCTGA